A stretch of DNA from Candidatus Oleimmundimicrobium sp.:
ACACTGAGGATGTATGAACAAAAGAAATTAATTTGTCCAAGCAGAAGTATCGGCAGCACCCGGCTTTATTCTGATGAGGACATAGAGAGATTGAAGAATATTCAGAAGTTAACTCAAAAATTTGGGGTAAATCTTGCTGGAGTAAAAATGATTTTGGGACTAAACGTGGATATGGAGCAACTGAGAAAAAAAATTGATGAGATGGAAAAATCTTTTGATGAAATGCGTGAAGAAATGGAGTACGAAATTAAAAAAGTGCACAAAAGATACAAAAAAGAGATAGTTCTTATCCCCAAAGGGAAACTTGTGAGGAGAGAGATTAAAGAGAGGTGATTTAAATGTTTGACCAATTTACAGAGAAGGCACGCGAGGCTGTTGCGATAGCCCAAGATGTCTTAAGGCGAACTAATCAAAATCAAATGGGAACTGAACATTTATTACTTGGTCTCTTAGCTCAAACTGATGGAATTGTGCCTCAAATTTTCTCATTGCTTGGAGTTGATATTGGTGAAGCGAGAATAAGAATAAACGAGGTAGTTGAATTGAGCAGTAAAGGGAAACCTCAGGGCTTTGTCGAACAAATTTTTCTTACGCCAAGACTTAAGAAAGCTATTGATATTGCAACTGAAGAGGCCAAAAAACTTAAGGACAATTATATTGGAACAGAACATCTGCTTCTGGGAATTTTAAAGGAAGGCGAAGGGGCTGGAGCGATAGTTCTTAGAGAGCTTAATTTAACGGAGGATAAAATATATGGGGCTCTGCGTCAGATAAGGCAGGGCGGAATGAACGATGAATCGTTAGGTGGTTCTCCAAAGAGAATGCTTAAGAAGTACACTCGAGATCTTACCGAGCTTGCAAAAGAAGGCAAGTTAGATCCCGTAATTGGCAGAGAAGAAGAGATTAAAAGAGTTATTCAAATTATTTCTCGGAGAACTAAAAA
This window harbors:
- a CDS encoding helix-turn-helix transcriptional regulator; amino-acid sequence: MTKKKGLYMISVAAKLAGIHPQTLRMYEQKKLICPSRSIGSTRLYSDEDIERLKNIQKLTQKFGVNLAGVKMILGLNVDMEQLRKKIDEMEKSFDEMREEMEYEIKKVHKRYKKEIVLIPKGKLVRREIKER